In the Candidatus Mycosynbacter amalyticus genome, one interval contains:
- a CDS encoding type I restriction-modification system subunit M has translation MTTTTDTKKEQERARLHSTIWKIANDLRGSVDGWDFKQYVLGILFYRFISENLSNYINAEERRTGAADFDYASLSDDAAEFGRKDTVAEKGFYILPSELFENVRKRAKEEDNLNEILSGIFRNIENSAKGADSEDDIKGLFDDLDVNSSKLGQTVAKRNERLVKLLDAIGSLEVGRYEDNTIDAFGDAYEYLMTMYASSAGKSGGEFFTPQEVSELLARITVVGKKEVNKVYDPACGSGSLLLKFAKVLGKENVRQGFYGQEINLTTYNLCRINMYLHDINYEKFSIAHGDTLTDPAHWDDEPFDAIVSNPPYSINWEGDANPLLINDPRFSPAGVLAPKSKADLAFTLHILNWLSTSGTAAIVEFPGVLYRGGAEAKIRKYLVDNNFVDAVIQLPPDLFFGTTISTCIVVLKKSKKDNSTLFIDASAEFVRGGNKNKLGQTNQDKILEAFTNREDVEHFGRLVPNSEISENDYNLAVSSYVEGKDMTEFVNIAELNTNIKEIVAKQSILRTQIDEIVSSIEGSKNG, from the coding sequence ATGACAACCACAACAGACACTAAAAAAGAGCAAGAACGAGCCCGGCTACACAGCACGATTTGGAAGATTGCGAACGACTTGAGGGGATCAGTAGATGGATGGGACTTCAAACAGTATGTTTTAGGCATACTGTTTTATCGTTTTATATCCGAAAACTTGTCAAATTACATTAATGCCGAAGAGCGCAGAACAGGTGCTGCCGACTTTGACTATGCCAGCCTAAGCGATGATGCCGCCGAGTTTGGTCGCAAGGACACGGTAGCTGAAAAAGGCTTCTACATACTGCCAAGCGAGCTGTTTGAAAATGTCCGCAAGAGAGCAAAAGAAGAGGATAACCTTAACGAAATTCTTTCGGGAATCTTCCGCAATATCGAGAACTCTGCCAAAGGTGCTGATAGCGAAGACGATATAAAGGGTCTTTTCGATGATCTCGATGTAAATAGCAGCAAGCTCGGCCAGACAGTTGCTAAGCGCAACGAGCGCCTCGTTAAACTACTTGATGCTATAGGAAGCCTTGAAGTTGGTCGTTACGAAGACAATACAATCGACGCATTCGGTGATGCTTATGAATACCTCATGACCATGTACGCGTCATCGGCGGGTAAGTCTGGTGGTGAGTTCTTCACGCCTCAGGAAGTCAGTGAGTTGTTAGCTCGTATCACTGTGGTTGGCAAGAAAGAAGTGAACAAGGTATATGACCCAGCCTGCGGCTCAGGTTCACTACTGCTAAAGTTCGCAAAGGTATTGGGTAAGGAGAATGTTCGACAAGGATTTTATGGACAAGAGATCAACCTCACCACCTACAACCTTTGCCGTATCAACATGTATCTACACGACATTAATTATGAAAAGTTCAGCATAGCTCATGGAGATACACTGACCGATCCAGCCCACTGGGATGACGAACCCTTCGATGCCATCGTCTCGAATCCACCTTACTCTATTAACTGGGAGGGTGATGCAAATCCATTACTAATCAATGATCCTCGTTTTTCTCCAGCAGGAGTTCTTGCCCCGAAGAGCAAAGCCGACCTAGCGTTCACGCTTCATATTCTTAACTGGCTTTCGACTAGTGGTACGGCTGCGATTGTTGAATTCCCTGGAGTGTTGTACCGAGGCGGTGCTGAAGCAAAGATCCGTAAATATCTTGTTGATAACAACTTTGTAGATGCAGTCATTCAGTTACCTCCTGATCTATTTTTTGGTACAACTATCTCGACATGTATTGTGGTTCTCAAGAAGAGCAAGAAAGATAACTCCACTTTATTCATCGATGCCTCGGCCGAATTTGTGCGAGGTGGTAACAAAAACAAGCTCGGTCAAACTAACCAAGATAAAATTCTTGAAGCATTCACTAATCGCGAAGATGTTGAACATTTTGGAAGACTTGTCCCAAATAGCGAGATTTCCGAGAATGACTACAACCTTGCGGTCAGCAGCTACGTTGAAGGTAAGGACATGACGGAGTTCGTCAATATCGCTGAACTCAATACGAATATCAAAGAGATAGTTGCTAAGCAGTCAATACTACGTACTCAGATTGATGAAATCGTATCTAGTATCGAGGGTTCTAAGAATGGGTAA
- a CDS encoding site-specific DNA-methyltransferase — protein sequence MTNNNLEVTYQKVKELNPAPYNPRKWSEEAIAQLTNSIKSFGIVDPILVNSSASRKNVVIGGHFRLKVAKDLGIKEVPVVYVDIPDIEREKELNVRLNKNLGDWDYELLVEFDESLLSTIGFDSEEIDAIFDLVVDEPETFDLEKELKKLDISKITVQKGDVYQLGDSRLMCGDSTVEADFDKLMNGEQADMCMTDPPYILDYLHAKRGGKSVTGFGAKRNRRYLETDVLPDNFTELWMANVAKYAKPDYSIIVYENWKNLRVIWAEMEKYWKVKNMIVWHLPNRHQGFAAKYKFFSKHDIAMVGASGDVEYNHDEEPDGLQEEYETALYAIRGKPQWEGYEGGKKYQPTDFISYMASDEKHSGQGVIFGTKPIEILVPYIKVLTKRGDLVVEPFCGSGSTLIASTKLKRRCNIMEKSPTYAEVALYRWEKLTGQKRVKL from the coding sequence ATGACAAATAACAACTTAGAGGTTACATATCAAAAAGTAAAAGAATTAAACCCTGCGCCATACAATCCACGCAAGTGGAGCGAGGAAGCAATTGCCCAACTTACTAATAGCATAAAAAGCTTCGGTATAGTTGACCCGATTTTAGTGAACAGCTCAGCAAGTCGCAAGAACGTAGTTATAGGTGGGCACTTCAGGCTCAAGGTTGCGAAAGATCTTGGCATTAAAGAAGTACCCGTTGTATATGTAGATATCCCCGATATTGAACGAGAAAAAGAACTAAACGTACGGCTTAATAAAAATCTTGGTGACTGGGATTATGAACTGTTAGTAGAGTTCGATGAATCATTACTTAGCACTATCGGCTTTGATAGTGAGGAGATTGATGCAATTTTTGACCTTGTTGTTGATGAACCTGAAACATTCGATCTCGAAAAAGAGCTGAAGAAACTGGATATCAGTAAAATCACTGTGCAAAAAGGCGATGTCTATCAGCTTGGTGATTCTCGGCTTATGTGTGGCGATTCTACAGTGGAGGCGGACTTCGACAAGCTTATGAACGGCGAACAAGCCGATATGTGCATGACAGATCCGCCTTACATTCTCGATTACTTACATGCCAAGCGTGGCGGTAAGTCCGTTACTGGGTTCGGGGCTAAACGCAATCGTCGTTATCTTGAAACAGACGTCCTGCCCGATAACTTTACCGAGCTTTGGATGGCAAATGTCGCCAAGTACGCCAAGCCAGACTACTCCATTATTGTGTATGAAAATTGGAAAAATCTGCGTGTGATTTGGGCAGAGATGGAAAAATACTGGAAAGTAAAAAATATGATCGTGTGGCATTTACCCAATCGACATCAAGGCTTCGCTGCTAAATACAAGTTCTTTAGTAAACATGATATTGCGATGGTTGGAGCTTCTGGCGACGTGGAGTATAACCACGACGAAGAACCTGATGGCCTGCAAGAAGAATATGAAACAGCATTGTATGCAATTCGTGGAAAGCCTCAGTGGGAGGGCTATGAGGGCGGTAAAAAGTACCAACCAACTGACTTTATAAGCTACATGGCTAGTGACGAAAAGCATTCTGGTCAAGGTGTCATCTTTGGCACAAAACCAATTGAGATACTCGTACCATACATCAAAGTTCTTACTAAACGTGGCGACTTGGTAGTAGAACCGTTCTGCGGCAGTGGCTCGACGCTCATTGCTAGTACAAAGTTAAAACGCCGATGCAACATCATGGAGAAAAGCCCTACCTATGCCGAAGTGGCTCTGTATCGTTGGGAGAAGCTGACTGGCCAAAAGCGAGTAAAGCTATGA
- a CDS encoding phBC6A51 family helix-turn-helix protein: MSRNLAVDKKKLLEKLRKTPIVEVACKQTGVPRSTYYRWRKDDEDFASECDEAIEHSAGLINDMAESQLISAIKDKNMSAIFFWLKHHHKSYKTRIEVNAKLQTIQQELTPEQTEVVSRALQLAGLTTEDETDETR, encoded by the coding sequence ATGAGCCGAAACCTTGCTGTCGATAAAAAGAAGCTACTTGAGAAGCTTCGAAAAACACCAATTGTTGAAGTTGCGTGTAAGCAAACGGGCGTACCTCGCAGTACCTATTACCGCTGGCGTAAAGACGATGAAGATTTTGCAAGCGAATGCGATGAAGCTATCGAACATAGTGCAGGCCTTATAAATGATATGGCAGAAAGCCAGTTGATATCTGCCATTAAAGACAAGAATATGTCGGCCATTTTCTTTTGGTTAAAGCACCACCACAAGTCTTATAAAACTCGCATCGAGGTAAACGCCAAGCTACAAACCATTCAACAGGAATTAACACCTGAGCAAACCGAAGTTGTATCACGCGCGCTTCAACTTGCAGGATTAACAACCGAAGATGAAACTGATGAAACAAGATAA
- a CDS encoding phage terminase large subunit family protein: protein MKQDNLQKKLFADHKVRAEVTSQSHQWFFSTYFSNYLTHATADLHRDLFSITEDESLPLAVIVAFRGSAKSTILTMSYPIWAVVGRQQKKFVLIASQTQYQARVHLTNIKRELESNELLANDMGPFIEQREEWGSTSLYIPKYNARITAISTEQSVRGIRHGAFRPDLIIADDVEDMASVKTREGRNKTFDWYTSEIIPAGDTYTKRIAVGNLLHEDSLLMRLKERIENNEIDGIYREWPIVRSGTSLWPGKYPDKVAINNLRRNVGNKIAWEREYMLRIIPDEDQVIDAKWMQYYDELPEKTESNEYINSFLSVDLAISQSATADYTAIIIIHVFGFKPENRRYYIDKKFINKKITHLATLDTIASLYQAVNADSKQVPIVLVEQVQYQAAVIEQLNDREIKSKGIKIHNDKRARLQLVSSLFEQGMVYFPKDRAIAPIIQQLVGFGVEKHDDLADAASMGLNYVQTNVKWEVVFGFGFLGGDDDEIHHFYGIKYLDEKKN, encoded by the coding sequence ATGAAACAAGATAACCTACAGAAAAAACTTTTTGCCGACCATAAGGTTCGTGCGGAAGTCACATCACAAAGCCATCAGTGGTTCTTTTCTACTTATTTTTCGAATTACTTAACTCATGCCACTGCTGACCTGCACCGTGACCTATTTTCAATCACTGAAGACGAGTCACTGCCGCTGGCCGTCATTGTGGCATTTCGAGGTTCGGCAAAATCCACGATATTAACAATGAGCTACCCAATATGGGCAGTGGTCGGACGACAACAAAAGAAATTCGTGCTGATAGCCAGTCAGACGCAGTACCAAGCACGAGTACATCTCACTAACATTAAGCGCGAGCTTGAAAGCAATGAGCTACTGGCCAATGATATGGGCCCGTTCATAGAGCAACGTGAAGAATGGGGTTCGACATCACTTTACATACCAAAGTATAACGCTAGAATCACGGCAATTAGTACCGAACAAAGTGTGCGAGGTATTCGACATGGTGCTTTTCGGCCTGATTTAATCATCGCCGATGATGTCGAAGATATGGCGTCGGTAAAAACTCGTGAAGGGCGCAATAAAACTTTTGATTGGTATACGAGTGAGATCATTCCAGCTGGCGATACCTACACGAAACGTATTGCGGTCGGCAATCTCCTTCACGAAGATTCATTGCTTATGAGGCTTAAAGAGCGTATCGAAAACAATGAAATTGATGGCATATACCGCGAATGGCCTATTGTACGATCGGGTACAAGTTTATGGCCGGGTAAATACCCTGACAAGGTAGCGATTAACAATCTAAGGCGCAATGTCGGCAACAAGATTGCCTGGGAACGTGAATACATGCTCCGCATAATTCCTGACGAAGATCAGGTTATCGATGCCAAATGGATGCAGTACTATGATGAGCTACCAGAAAAGACTGAAAGCAACGAATATATCAATTCGTTCTTGTCGGTTGATCTTGCAATATCTCAGAGCGCAACCGCTGACTATACAGCGATAATCATTATTCATGTATTTGGATTCAAGCCCGAGAATCGTCGCTACTACATTGATAAGAAGTTTATTAATAAAAAGATAACTCACCTAGCAACGCTCGATACCATTGCTTCGTTGTATCAAGCCGTTAATGCAGATTCAAAGCAAGTACCGATAGTGCTAGTGGAGCAAGTTCAGTACCAAGCAGCAGTAATTGAACAGCTCAACGACCGTGAGATTAAGTCGAAAGGTATCAAAATCCATAATGACAAACGCGCACGGCTCCAGTTGGTGAGTTCGCTGTTTGAGCAAGGTATGGTGTATTTCCCAAAGGATCGTGCGATTGCACCAATCATACAGCAGCTCGTCGGTTTTGGCGTGGAAAAGCATGATGATCTAGCCGATGCGGCATCGATGGGGCTGAACTATGTACAAACCAATGTGAAATGGGAAGTTGTTTTTGGATTCGGCTTTTTAGGGGGCGATGACGACGAGATTCATCACTTCTACGGAATTAAATATTTAGACGAGAAAAAGAACTAG
- a CDS encoding GIY-YIG nuclease family protein — MNNPQPRLIQTYLPDGTLEGIRVIELSDSSIKAFVIPRLQLKNAKVREELLRPSIYFLVSSSDSLGYIGESENFFHRVKNHDQNKQFWDVAIAIVSTTNSLEKSDVKYLESLAVERAQSGSMTIENKTVPIRNNVHEFKLHILQKILDDTQLILTSLGYDILSSPDIKEDVWYCKSKKTEARAQFRGDKFVVLQGSIIDKSHSPSWATKWSKSLAEREEIFEKYGRDLGDTVELTENVAFKSPNHAGGFATGHNINAWVTWKDESGQTMDEVMRKG, encoded by the coding sequence ATGAACAACCCTCAACCTAGACTAATACAGACATATTTACCCGATGGCACACTCGAAGGAATACGTGTAATAGAACTGAGCGATAGTTCAATCAAAGCATTTGTCATTCCACGGCTACAGTTGAAAAACGCGAAAGTGAGAGAAGAACTACTGCGACCATCGATATACTTCTTGGTAAGCAGCAGTGACTCTCTTGGATACATTGGCGAAAGTGAAAACTTCTTTCATCGTGTTAAGAATCATGATCAAAACAAGCAGTTTTGGGATGTTGCCATCGCAATTGTTTCTACAACCAATAGCCTTGAGAAGAGCGACGTTAAGTATTTAGAATCACTAGCCGTAGAGCGTGCTCAATCGGGAAGTATGACAATTGAGAATAAGACAGTTCCAATTCGTAACAATGTTCATGAATTTAAGTTACATATTCTTCAGAAAATTTTAGACGACACCCAACTCATCCTTACTTCACTTGGTTATGATATTCTGTCGAGTCCAGACATTAAAGAAGACGTTTGGTATTGCAAATCAAAGAAAACAGAAGCACGTGCACAATTTAGAGGCGATAAATTTGTCGTATTACAAGGTTCAATCATTGATAAATCTCACTCACCAAGCTGGGCGACTAAATGGTCTAAATCACTTGCCGAGAGAGAAGAGATCTTCGAAAAGTATGGCCGTGATCTTGGTGATACAGTCGAGCTGACAGAAAATGTGGCATTCAAGAGCCCTAATCATGCAGGTGGTTTTGCAACGGGACACAATATAAATGCGTGGGTGACATGGAAAGATGAATCTGGTCAAACAATGGACGAGGTCATGCGTAAGGGCTAA
- a CDS encoding recombinase family protein, which produces MESKPSLKYCLYARKSSESDERQAMSIDSQLNEMRALAENEGLQIVCELQESHSAKDSGKRPVYNKLLKGLASEEYNAVLTWAPDRLSRNAGDLGSVVDLMDQGKLLHIRTYSQTFTNNPNEKFLLMILCSQAKLENDNKSINVKRGIRNKCEMGWRPGVAPLGYMNRAFAGVNDIILDPDRSELIIEAFQKAGYERWSGRRIKAWLDEQGFTNRSGKPISVSQILVILSTPFYYGKFQYPEAPDAPWYTGAHKPLISKELFDLVQETRGVNKGVWGSKTFAFRGMLKCGQCDADITAQDKFKLLKSGDTKRFVYYNCTRRKDPDCKEKYVNEEKLCELLQAFIEQHHQKMDIEEKLRAKVDKHFYVTKTLLNHYKIERDLDNPFVEYSRYILASGTEGDRIRFASGIKTKLQIRHGELEFYA; this is translated from the coding sequence ATGGAAAGCAAACCTAGCCTTAAATACTGCTTATACGCTCGCAAATCGAGTGAATCTGACGAGCGACAGGCCATGTCGATTGATTCGCAGTTGAATGAGATGCGAGCATTGGCAGAAAATGAGGGATTACAGATAGTCTGCGAGCTTCAGGAGAGTCACTCTGCTAAAGATTCTGGCAAAAGACCCGTATACAACAAATTACTTAAGGGCTTAGCAAGCGAAGAATATAATGCCGTCCTCACATGGGCACCCGATCGACTAAGTAGGAATGCTGGCGACCTTGGATCGGTTGTTGACCTCATGGATCAAGGCAAGCTACTGCATATCCGTACTTACTCGCAGACGTTCACAAATAACCCGAACGAGAAGTTCTTACTAATGATTCTATGTTCGCAAGCCAAACTTGAGAACGATAACAAAAGTATTAACGTCAAACGAGGCATTAGAAACAAATGCGAGATGGGTTGGCGACCAGGCGTTGCACCGCTTGGGTACATGAATCGAGCATTCGCAGGTGTTAACGACATAATCCTCGATCCTGATAGATCGGAACTAATTATCGAAGCTTTTCAAAAAGCTGGGTACGAGCGTTGGAGCGGTCGTAGGATAAAAGCATGGCTTGATGAGCAAGGCTTTACTAATCGTTCAGGAAAACCGATTAGTGTGAGTCAAATATTAGTAATACTCAGTACGCCATTCTACTATGGCAAATTCCAATACCCTGAAGCACCAGATGCACCATGGTACACAGGTGCCCATAAGCCACTTATATCTAAAGAGTTGTTCGATCTCGTGCAAGAAACGAGAGGTGTCAACAAGGGTGTGTGGGGATCAAAAACATTTGCCTTCAGGGGTATGCTCAAATGTGGGCAGTGCGATGCGGACATCACCGCACAAGATAAGTTTAAGCTGCTAAAAAGTGGTGATACAAAGCGATTCGTCTACTACAACTGTACTCGTCGTAAAGATCCTGATTGCAAAGAGAAATACGTCAATGAGGAGAAGCTTTGTGAGCTATTGCAGGCCTTCATCGAGCAACATCACCAAAAAATGGATATTGAAGAAAAGCTACGTGCAAAAGTAGATAAACATTTTTATGTCACCAAAACTCTGCTAAACCATTACAAGATCGAGCGAGATCTTGATAACCCATTCGTTGAGTATTCAAGATACATACTTGCGAGCGGTACGGAGGGCGATAGGATTAGATTCGCCTCTGGGATTAAAACAAAGCTCCAAATACGGCACGGTGAACTTGAGTTCTACGCATAA
- a CDS encoding TFIIB-type zinc ribbon-containing protein, with protein MQCPIDKADLVMTDRQGVEIDYCPKCRGVWLDRGELDKIIERGTAQAPAAQAQQPYQEPNYPSQQYDKHGNQSGSNQSYPRKKRKESFLGDLFDF; from the coding sequence ATGCAATGTCCAATAGATAAAGCAGATTTAGTTATGACTGACCGACAAGGTGTCGAAATCGATTATTGCCCAAAGTGTCGGGGCGTATGGCTTGATCGTGGTGAATTAGACAAAATCATTGAACGAGGTACTGCTCAGGCTCCAGCAGCTCAGGCACAGCAACCTTACCAGGAACCAAACTATCCATCGCAGCAATATGACAAGCACGGTAATCAGAGCGGCTCTAATCAAAGTTATCCACGCAAAAAGCGCAAAGAATCATTCTTAGGAGATTTGTTCGATTTCTAA
- a CDS encoding heavy metal translocating P-type ATPase, with protein sequence MNKVLTAVAAVSFIGGLAFSLLKLPGAEALYLVSLAAGGIPVAVSAVRKVLKRKISISLLVTIAALGALYLGQFAEAAAVMFFFALAEAFEEFGEARSQKAVAALLEKSPKIARMQDGREVPVEEVKEGEIFKVRPGDMVPLDGVVIDGESSIDEATITGESVPKEKYKGEMVYAGTMNQSGYLEVKVTKIAADSTLQKIVTLIEEAQRSRPEVQEFLDKFAGYYIPAAIGLAILVAIIPPVFFGEPFSDWFTRALILLVLACPDALVVSAPVAVAAAIGGASKRGVLIKGGRFLEVLSKARAIAFDKTKTLTVGTPVVAEVILLHGATEEDVIGDAAGIEKFSSHPLAKAIEDYAKQKGIMPHKMDKFKNVAGRGGNANCLVCDSKEHAIGNLQHIGASADTCDHVLPEVERLEGMGMTAVLVSEDKKVIGIIGITDELRSDSKRVIDALKKLKVTPVMLTGDNQRAANYIAEKVGISEAYGALLPEQKSELIIKLQSRYGRVAMVGDGVNDAPSLARADVGIAMGGGGSDLAIETADVTLMNDAIGTIPYLLGVGQQTFRVVRQNVYGSLIVKGIILVLGIAGVIGLSVAVAVDAIMAILVVLNGLRLFNAGGSEVAIIKK encoded by the coding sequence TTGAATAAAGTTTTAACTGCGGTGGCAGCCGTCAGTTTTATTGGAGGGTTGGCTTTCAGTCTACTCAAACTACCCGGAGCCGAAGCACTATATCTCGTCTCATTGGCAGCTGGTGGAATACCAGTTGCAGTATCGGCTGTTCGTAAAGTCCTGAAGCGAAAAATTTCCATTAGTTTGCTGGTCACCATTGCCGCCCTCGGGGCATTATATCTTGGGCAGTTCGCAGAGGCCGCCGCCGTCATGTTCTTTTTCGCGCTTGCTGAGGCTTTTGAGGAGTTCGGCGAGGCGAGGTCACAAAAGGCCGTGGCCGCCTTACTTGAAAAGTCTCCAAAGATCGCCAGGATGCAAGACGGGCGCGAAGTTCCAGTCGAAGAAGTCAAAGAGGGCGAAATATTTAAAGTCAGACCTGGCGACATGGTGCCGCTCGACGGAGTAGTTATTGACGGCGAATCGTCAATCGACGAGGCGACAATTACCGGCGAAAGCGTACCCAAAGAAAAGTACAAGGGTGAGATGGTTTACGCCGGAACGATGAACCAAAGTGGTTATCTGGAGGTCAAAGTTACTAAAATAGCCGCCGACAGTACGCTGCAGAAAATAGTCACGTTAATTGAAGAAGCCCAAAGATCCCGTCCAGAAGTTCAGGAATTCTTGGACAAGTTTGCTGGATACTATATTCCAGCTGCGATAGGCCTCGCTATTTTGGTGGCTATTATTCCGCCCGTCTTTTTCGGCGAGCCGTTTAGCGATTGGTTTACCAGGGCACTCATTTTATTGGTATTAGCGTGTCCAGACGCACTGGTTGTATCTGCTCCAGTTGCGGTGGCGGCAGCTATCGGCGGCGCTTCAAAGAGGGGTGTACTCATTAAAGGTGGCCGCTTCCTGGAAGTATTAAGTAAGGCTAGGGCGATAGCATTCGATAAAACAAAAACGTTGACTGTTGGTACGCCAGTAGTTGCGGAGGTGATACTTCTGCACGGCGCCACAGAAGAAGATGTTATAGGTGATGCCGCCGGTATTGAAAAGTTCTCGTCGCATCCACTAGCTAAGGCTATTGAGGATTATGCAAAACAAAAAGGCATCATGCCGCACAAGATGGATAAATTCAAGAATGTCGCTGGACGTGGCGGTAATGCTAACTGCTTGGTGTGCGATTCAAAAGAACATGCAATAGGTAACTTGCAACATATTGGTGCCAGCGCTGATACCTGCGACCATGTACTACCCGAGGTTGAGCGTCTTGAAGGAATGGGTATGACCGCCGTGCTGGTTAGCGAAGATAAAAAAGTGATTGGTATTATCGGTATTACAGACGAGCTTCGGAGTGATTCAAAACGCGTCATTGATGCCCTAAAGAAGCTGAAAGTCACGCCAGTGATGCTAACAGGTGATAATCAAAGGGCGGCAAATTATATCGCAGAAAAGGTTGGTATCAGCGAAGCCTATGGAGCTTTGCTACCCGAGCAAAAGTCTGAGCTAATCATCAAGCTACAATCTCGTTATGGACGGGTCGCCATGGTAGGTGACGGCGTCAATGATGCACCTTCACTAGCCCGGGCTGACGTTGGTATTGCTATGGGGGGTGGAGGATCAGATTTAGCCATTGAAACGGCCGACGTGACGCTGATGAACGATGCTATCGGCACTATCCCATACCTGCTAGGGGTTGGTCAGCAAACCTTCAGGGTTGTGCGCCAAAATGTCTATGGGTCACTCATTGTAAAGGGAATCATCTTGGTACTCGGTATCGCAGGAGTCATCGGGCTGAGCGTAGCCGTGGCAGTTGACGCAATTATGGCTATCCTAGTAGTGCTCAACGGCCTAAGGCTATTCAATGCTGGCGGTAGCGAAGTTGCTATAATTAAAAAGTAA
- a CDS encoding ArsR/SmtB family transcription factor, whose protein sequence is MSAHIRKEISNEQIVVATAMFKLVSDPTRLKILWSLLHGEHSVGELADEVGMQPSVVSQHLAKLRISHMVSMRREGTKIFYKAENEHVLHLIEHAFTQADHIRGGEHE, encoded by the coding sequence ATGTCTGCGCATATACGCAAAGAAATTTCTAATGAACAAATCGTTGTAGCTACTGCTATGTTTAAGCTAGTTAGCGACCCGACACGACTTAAAATACTGTGGTCATTACTGCACGGCGAACATTCAGTTGGAGAGCTTGCGGATGAAGTGGGTATGCAACCATCCGTTGTTTCGCAGCATCTTGCCAAACTACGGATATCGCATATGGTAAGCATGCGGCGCGAGGGTACAAAAATATTCTATAAGGCAGAAAACGAACACGTATTACACCTGATCGAACATGCTTTTACCCAAGCCGATCACATTAGGGGTGGCGAACATGAATAA